Proteins from one Bacteroides mediterraneensis genomic window:
- a CDS encoding NADH-quinone oxidoreductase subunit A — translation MFFTFIIVVILTAVVLVAAAMAIAKLLAPRSFNPQKGEPYECGIPTRGQSWVQFRAGYYLFAILFLMFDIETVFLFPWAVVASQVGIYALVSVGFFLVVLILGLAYAWRKGALEWK, via the coding sequence ATGTTTTTTACATTTATTATTGTAGTTATTCTGACAGCCGTCGTCCTTGTCGCTGCAGCTATGGCCATTGCGAAGCTACTTGCTCCAAGGTCATTCAATCCCCAGAAGGGAGAGCCCTACGAATGTGGTATCCCTACTCGCGGACAATCATGGGTACAGTTCAGAGCCGGTTACTACCTGTTCGCCATCCTGTTCCTGATGTTCGACATTGAAACGGTATTTCTTTTCCCATGGGCAGTGGTGGCAAGTCAGGTAGGAATATATGCACTGGTCAGTGTAGGATTCTTCTTGGTTGTCTTAATTTTGGGCCTGGCATACGCCTGGCGGAAAGGAGCGCTTGAATGGAAGTAA
- a CDS encoding NADH-quinone oxidoreductase subunit B, producing the protein MEVKKATSIRSMKYEDFKNNDYLEEMVRRLNMDGAGIILGTVDELINWGRSNSLWSLTFGTSCCAIEFMALGAARYDMARFGFEVTRNSPRQADMIMVLGTITYKMAPVLKRLYDQMAEPKYVVAVGGCTISGGPFIKSYHVVNGIDKIIPVDVYIPGCPPRPEAFFYGMMQLQRKIKVERFLGGVNRKEKEESTK; encoded by the coding sequence ATGGAAGTAAAGAAAGCAACCTCCATCCGTTCTATGAAGTACGAAGACTTCAAGAACAATGATTATTTGGAAGAGATGGTGCGCCGTCTGAACATGGACGGGGCAGGTATCATTTTAGGTACAGTAGACGAACTTATCAACTGGGGTAGAAGCAATTCTCTGTGGAGCCTTACCTTCGGAACCAGCTGTTGCGCCATAGAGTTCATGGCCTTGGGAGCAGCCCGCTATGACATGGCCCGCTTCGGATTTGAGGTAACCCGTAACTCTCCCCGTCAGGCAGACATGATCATGGTATTGGGAACCATCACCTACAAGATGGCTCCGGTATTAAAACGTCTGTACGACCAGATGGCCGAACCGAAATACGTGGTGGCTGTAGGCGGATGTACCATTTCCGGTGGTCCGTTCATCAAATCTTATCACGTAGTAAACGGAATTGACAAAATCATCCCGGTAGACGTATATATTCCAGGGTGTCCTCCACGGCCGGAAGCCTTCTTCTACGGAATGATGCAACTCCAGCGTAAAATCAAAGTGGAACGTTTCTTAGGAGGCGTAAACCGCAAAGAAAAAGAGGAATCAACCAAGTAA
- a CDS encoding NADH-quinone oxidoreductase subunit C, with amino-acid sequence MEIEKIKRITPEAEISQAGETVVKIPADKLHATAKALHDDKEEPMDFLRDIVGMDWGEEGLGALYLLESTRTGARIILKSVAADREKAFLPTVSDLWKTALIKEREVYDFFGIVFLNHPDMRRIFLREDWKGYPMRKDYDMNSNPLQMDNEENADLTDEYFLHPDGTLEGRKNVVFGEDDFVVNIGPQHPSTHGVLRMRTSLDGENIRKIDPILGYIHRGIEKMNESLTYPQTLALTDRLDYLSAHQNRHALCMCIEKAAGIEIPERALYIRTIMDELQRIDSHLLFYSCLVMDMGGLTPFFYGFREREMILDIFEETTGGRLIQNYNMIGGVQADIHPTFQQKVKEFIKHLHSVIQDYHDIFTSNVIADTRLKGVGILSKEDAISLGCTGGTGRASGWANDVRKHHPYALYDKVDFKEITYTEGDSFARYMVRMDEIMESCHIIEQLIDNIPEGEFRAKTKPIIKLPEGVFTSSVETSRGEFDVVLESHGDKVPYRLHYRSTGLPLVHAMDTICRGTKIADLIAIGGTLDFVIPDIDR; translated from the coding sequence ATGGAAATTGAAAAAATAAAACGCATTACTCCTGAAGCAGAAATCAGCCAGGCTGGTGAAACAGTGGTCAAAATACCGGCAGACAAGCTGCATGCCACAGCCAAAGCCTTGCATGACGACAAAGAGGAGCCCATGGATTTCTTACGTGACATCGTAGGAATGGACTGGGGAGAAGAAGGGCTTGGAGCACTCTATCTTTTGGAGTCTACCCGCACAGGAGCCAGAATCATCCTCAAATCTGTAGCAGCCGACCGGGAAAAAGCATTTTTACCTACTGTGAGTGATTTGTGGAAAACGGCACTCATCAAAGAACGTGAAGTGTACGACTTTTTCGGTATCGTCTTCCTGAACCATCCGGATATGCGCCGCATCTTCCTGCGTGAAGACTGGAAAGGTTATCCGATGCGCAAGGATTATGACATGAACTCCAATCCGTTGCAGATGGACAACGAAGAGAACGCCGACCTTACCGACGAATACTTCCTCCACCCGGACGGTACACTCGAAGGACGCAAAAATGTAGTATTTGGAGAAGATGACTTCGTAGTGAACATCGGTCCTCAGCACCCTTCTACGCACGGTGTATTGCGTATGCGTACCTCACTCGACGGTGAAAACATACGCAAGATTGACCCGATTCTGGGCTATATCCACCGAGGTATCGAAAAGATGAACGAAAGCCTGACTTATCCGCAGACACTGGCACTGACCGACCGCCTGGATTACCTGAGCGCTCATCAGAACCGTCACGCTTTGTGCATGTGTATCGAAAAAGCAGCAGGAATCGAAATTCCGGAGCGTGCCTTGTACATCCGTACCATCATGGACGAACTGCAACGTATCGACTCACACCTGCTGTTCTATTCTTGCTTGGTGATGGATATGGGTGGACTGACCCCATTCTTCTATGGCTTCCGTGAACGTGAAATGATTCTGGATATCTTTGAAGAAACCACCGGAGGACGTCTGATTCAGAACTATAACATGATTGGTGGCGTACAGGCTGATATTCATCCCACTTTCCAGCAGAAAGTGAAGGAATTCATCAAGCACCTGCACAGTGTCATCCAGGACTATCACGACATCTTCACTTCCAACGTCATCGCCGACACCCGTCTGAAAGGCGTGGGAATCCTGTCAAAGGAAGATGCCATCTCACTGGGCTGTACAGGAGGTACCGGACGTGCTTCCGGATGGGCCAACGACGTGCGCAAGCATCATCCTTATGCCCTGTATGACAAGGTAGACTTCAAAGAAATCACTTATACAGAAGGAGATTCCTTTGCCCGTTACATGGTACGTATGGACGAAATCATGGAATCTTGCCACATCATCGAACAGCTGATTGACAACATTCCAGAAGGCGAATTCCGGGCGAAGACCAAACCTATCATCAAGTTGCCGGAAGGCGTGTTCACTTCCTCAGTAGAAACCAGCCGTGGAGAGTTCGACGTGGTGCTCGAGAGCCATGGAGACAAGGTGCCTTACCGTCTGCACTATCGTTCCACGGGACTTCCACTGGTCCATGCCATGGACACAATCTGCCGCGGAACAAAGATTGCGGACTTAATCGCCATTGGAGGTACACTCGACTTTGTCATTCCCGACATTGACCGATAA
- the nuoH gene encoding NADH-quinone oxidoreductase subunit NuoH yields the protein MFLDYYNFSPLLMQIHAFLCSLMPEWLALTLEGLVVGVFILVMYAVLAIILIYMERKVCAAFQCRIGPNRVGGKGGLLQVPADVLKILTKEIISLKNSDHFLYNLAPFLVILASILTFSCLPWNKGGEILHMNIGIFFVLAASSIGVLGILLAGWSSNSKYTLIGAVRSGAMIISYELSIGLSVLTMVVMSGAMDIQTIVEGQANGWNIFKGHIPAIMAFIIYLIAGNAEANRGPFDLAEAEQELTAGYHTEYSGMHFGFFYLAEYLNLFITAGIATTLFLGGWMPLHIAGLDGLNLVMDYIPGFVWFMGKTFLIVFLLMWIRWTFPRLRIDQVLTLEWKYLMPLSLVVLLLMTVCKVCGLTF from the coding sequence ATGTTTTTAGATTATTATAATTTCAGCCCGCTGCTCATGCAGATTCATGCCTTTCTGTGCAGTCTGATGCCCGAGTGGCTGGCACTTACCCTTGAAGGCCTCGTGGTCGGCGTGTTCATCCTTGTCATGTACGCCGTACTGGCCATCATCCTTATCTATATGGAGCGTAAAGTCTGTGCGGCTTTCCAGTGCCGTATCGGTCCGAACCGTGTAGGAGGAAAAGGCGGATTGCTACAGGTTCCGGCCGACGTATTGAAAATCCTGACCAAGGAAATCATCAGTCTGAAGAACTCCGACCATTTCCTGTACAACCTGGCTCCGTTTCTGGTCATTCTGGCCTCTATCCTTACCTTCTCCTGCCTGCCATGGAACAAGGGAGGGGAAATCCTGCACATGAACATCGGTATCTTCTTCGTGCTGGCGGCTTCTTCCATCGGCGTACTGGGTATCCTGCTGGCCGGATGGAGTAGTAACAGCAAATATACGCTGATTGGTGCCGTACGAAGTGGTGCCATGATTATCAGTTACGAACTTTCCATCGGCCTCAGCGTATTGACCATGGTAGTTATGAGCGGAGCCATGGACATCCAGACCATCGTAGAAGGACAGGCCAACGGATGGAACATTTTCAAAGGACATATCCCAGCCATCATGGCGTTCATCATCTATCTGATTGCCGGTAATGCAGAAGCCAACCGTGGCCCGTTCGACCTGGCCGAAGCGGAACAGGAGCTGACCGCCGGATACCATACGGAATATTCCGGCATGCACTTCGGATTCTTCTATCTGGCCGAATACCTGAACCTGTTCATCACGGCCGGTATCGCCACCACCCTCTTCCTGGGCGGTTGGATGCCGTTGCACATTGCCGGACTCGACGGCCTGAACCTGGTGATGGACTACATCCCCGGCTTTGTCTGGTTCATGGGCAAGACCTTCCTCATCGTCTTCTTGCTGATGTGGATTCGCTGGACTTTCCCACGCCTGCGTATTGACCAGGTGCTGACACTGGAATGGAAATACCTGATGCCGCTTTCACTGGTGGTTTTGTTACTGATGACCGTATGCAAAGTATGCGGCCTGACATTTTGA
- a CDS encoding NADH-quinone oxidoreductase subunit I — MNELKEYLKGYVGGVKSLLVGMRTSMKVFCQKKVTEQYPENRHTTLHIPERHRAMLEMPVDENGNNRCIACGLCQMNCPNGTIRLTTEMRETEDGKKKKVLVKYEYNLGSCMFCMLCVNACPHDAIRFTNDFENAVFQKEKLVMTLNKK, encoded by the coding sequence ATGAATGAATTGAAAGAATATTTAAAAGGATATGTCGGTGGAGTAAAGAGCCTGCTGGTAGGTATGCGTACCTCCATGAAAGTGTTCTGCCAGAAGAAAGTGACCGAACAGTATCCGGAGAACCGCCACACGACTCTCCATATTCCGGAACGTCACAGAGCCATGCTCGAAATGCCGGTCGATGAGAACGGAAACAACCGTTGCATTGCCTGCGGCCTGTGCCAGATGAACTGTCCGAACGGAACCATCCGCCTGACTACGGAAATGCGGGAGACTGAAGACGGCAAAAAGAAAAAAGTACTGGTGAAATATGAGTATAACCTGGGTTCGTGCATGTTCTGCATGCTGTGCGTCAATGCCTGCCCTCACGATGCCATCCGGTTCACGAACGACTTCGAGAATGCGGTGTTCCAGAAAGAAAAACTCGTAATGACACTGAACAAGAAATAA
- a CDS encoding NADH-quinone oxidoreductase subunit J, whose protein sequence is MNISLQEIVFYIVGACIIVSSILAVTTGRLLRAATYLLFVLFGTGAIYGILGYTFLSAVQLMVYAGGIVVLYVFSILLTQSDKNMKYKQNRAKLISVLITTVVGAALVLFLVMTNGFALNLIPQGVELPVDQIGHALIGTDKYQFVLPFEAVSVLLLACMIGAILIARKEK, encoded by the coding sequence ATGAATATATCACTTCAAGAAATCGTATTTTATATCGTAGGTGCCTGTATCATCGTCAGCTCCATTCTGGCTGTCACTACAGGAAGACTGCTGCGTGCAGCCACTTACCTGCTGTTCGTGCTCTTCGGCACAGGCGCCATCTACGGAATCCTGGGCTACACCTTCCTGAGCGCAGTCCAGCTGATGGTGTATGCCGGAGGTATCGTGGTATTGTATGTGTTCTCTATCTTGCTGACCCAGTCGGACAAGAATATGAAATACAAGCAAAACCGGGCCAAGCTTATCAGCGTACTGATTACCACCGTAGTGGGAGCTGCACTGGTGCTCTTCCTAGTGATGACCAACGGATTTGCCCTGAACCTGATTCCACAGGGAGTGGAACTTCCGGTCGACCAGATTGGACACGCGTTGATTGGTACCGACAAGTACCAGTTCGTCCTGCCGTTTGAGGCCGTCAGCGTATTGTTATTAGCTTGTATGATTGGTGCGATATTGATTGCACGCAAAGAAAAATAA
- the nuoK gene encoding NADH-quinone oxidoreductase subunit NuoK, which produces MEIEIHVVHYLVISTVMLFCGIYGFFTRKNLLALLISVELMLNATNINFAVFNRYLFPGQLEGHFFSLFGIAIAAAETAVAIAIIINVYRNLKQVLTDDITDLKG; this is translated from the coding sequence ATGGAAATAGAAATTCATGTAGTTCACTACCTTGTCATCAGCACCGTCATGCTTTTCTGCGGCATCTATGGTTTCTTCACCCGCAAGAACCTGCTGGCACTGCTGATTTCAGTAGAATTGATGCTCAATGCCACCAACATCAATTTCGCGGTATTCAACCGTTATCTTTTCCCCGGACAACTGGAGGGGCATTTTTTCAGCCTGTTCGGAATAGCCATCGCCGCAGCCGAAACCGCCGTGGCCATTGCCATCATTATTAATGTGTATCGCAACCTGAAACAGGTGCTTACCGATGATATAACCGATTTGAAAGGATAA